The following are encoded in a window of Mustelus asterias chromosome 11, sMusAst1.hap1.1, whole genome shotgun sequence genomic DNA:
- the mki67 gene encoding proliferation marker protein Ki-67 isoform X1: MPLYGKIIVIKRTGADGYNFPLTSSSCLFGRKTDCDIRIQLPHVSKEHCKLEVNENNEVILTNLSEVNRTHLNSKVVLHSERLKHRDVFTIIDRSFRFEYPLDSVHNTSPRKRRSLSSLKNETLQVLHVQQGVDDSSQPSGIARRSTSGRKSDKRDVDKIFEAPTKSAKATPNERDGSAPKHQRKRSSTKILNDEQPTDEEYLSPFSKLYEIFKQEVTKPIQVKPNEINMHIAVKENHSDLTKQSGVPGKESDAAISQYGKNPRVSLSAKRMSGRRSNMTPEEGKIENNNEYEKMNNSETLLLEGIATADLAKPITNINDPNKNNILLELNKLQENASSAIMVTSPAFSNVGLKGKEPDNYLSPKCTPKTKHKSQDFNTRKSLTADEAVKNAQEMVQSAMEKEPSIVVKTVGMEQTPSVNVGKEKAETPKNRGRSSLRNKNVESTDIQSEQAEYTEPLAAKSVEMEHTAANVGKEKAETPKRRGRPSLGNRNVQPTEIQTEQAESTNVSELSAVKSVEMEHTAANVGKEKAETPKRCGRPSLGNKNVRSDVQSEQAESTNVSELSSGYSEVEDISVEMEHTAANVGKEKAETPIRRGRPSLRNKSLQPTDIQSEQAEYMNVSEPLAAKSVEMENTTANVVKEKAETPKRRGRPSLGNKNVQPTDIQSEQAEYMNVSELSAAKSVEMEHTAANVGEKKAETPKRRGRSSLPNTNVQSTDIWSKQAESAAISESSAATKSPALIKQKRGKSERFSSGDGELGLYTSSKESPSSTVAAISHLSKKRRSENEENYGSSFKRKRVSFGVNLSPEVFDKRMPPSSPLRKGGTPTRVSTPFRCTPRTVLKRASSIGIHTCTIQEFSELNESPMTSNIPSAGASPKQTKKSPTKVPSPSKGSLSKASINPSPKRTPLVKMPKSTKPPSLLGTKQSPDAKSPLPTKTPPLTSTKRSPSTRSPLQNKTPSATKKLDVAKTLPTLSPRKLVASKMSCPITERSVDCSPRIRGRFSISHVATPPHLTRSKSPHHTPSSLDLVLFEQPQQKASLVATSGKKSSRKSTRRSGSLLAAGRCRRQTGASAANLLVTKSWAQIVKEGVARPQLRCARKKSAVIKKRTKKTSLKMTPVHSVNSHVSTGHAASPATIVIGRSQATRIKPTRKAPLVVRPVLLKSKDYDMDESFTGMAEMFSTPINENESTHPVLCTSSIVDDSQTALASPVMRKSFADFIKTPEETGVMAVSPLTTPDPRSSRKYKNSVSRLLRCRADFSSSLNYLCENIPQVPKVKGKLVKDVVDVKGTIKTPKVKGKPVEDMAGVKRFMKTPKVKGKPVEDMAGVKRIMKTPRIKGKPVEDMVGVKRVMRTPKVRGKPVEDMVGIKRIMKTPRVKEKPVENFTGLRKLMSEPKPKAESPEVNYVGVKNLFQTGKEMESCNYSGLAEMFSSPIKTEESSDSKQQQTSRRSANEKETNRPSATPEKMYSENKLSQIVECQSDQQLTENPPHETGGNSSLTSDVQVTREGQVRAKGVTSPSSKEKSKQQTEQLEASQMFPEDGHVDFSEREITESKDGQPAMNKLISPTRRSLNERKEMKNTGAEEFPTTVNAIPSKNGCSVELSEEVGKMASTRRSLTRKKINDAEVKMSLTPNKTTPGKREYPHEHSEEVVVLKPQTRGSLKGKGNFQNTPNVELKELLSSTVKSPTSSKNESPGKTTEEINTLVSPSIKSLRGKKKVQNVHINERRELFVHGKTTPGKKESQDGQVDDVNEITLVKSSLESKKESQHIQEAEAPSPPTSTKTCTQDEKSIPMAEVEEVVHTALRRTQRRKKETENIQATEVKKSPAVAKSSNGKKTQYEQIEKVDNSSLKIIMQEKNNVESGILKNGYVSPKASIKDIEEVKDHPVENVKMLRVGRPQRRKNTNAEETEAQPPGATNGYTRKRGARCARVENIEESIGSQDSLKDQEEVDKAGANSDPEESVRNGVKTENIKIHEKKDLPSSKSRSTRGKRGVKDLLLEELGQDSVPTKRLRKEELDEAPSKAVHWDPNIAQPKLADCTVETLQQTINETEPPVRERRSRRGNTAKKEVNLHVSVESGKMSRKPVVEHANSKVNTDAHVAHEAAEQKGRPKRNKKDILCEPPAVTKEDKYDDAENTNEVPPVMEKTNLSPTPIKRSLRGKVRQEVTQIKEEHIKEISSRNSKRNTRGQKSMAITGEEPHVPVRGASGKEEKQLTVPSSRTMEKGEQAKELLVECKAVPEQIEQQQTTTTVDVQLDTASKRGLMKANEPIAQKGKSKVCQRTKASPKGAPASLSNIDIAVGEMAPVEKRSHLNAPIGGSEVVDDSDIPSNIEATKQTTTKSKVSNTTERASDVTSNTKKTDVVSFNEHEIKENTRSKRGVGKGRSSKRIATESEVESLVLDTAEEISETLNLPKRASKASIQFKDALKTKSDGKKLPEPAISKRGRRKIVTEDAPSVPPLEEELQIEEAVDPVKAPRKGGRGMVKRNTSAVINQELSMDVTEKEQLSTANKAETNKRARRGQTCYDGETAITVVQDKRRKRVNPEAQINDDEYIQSRKDEIEDKVKDENTNFLSVESSKPARRATRANKSCEVATKEPISIQPLDSVSLKPASLCPSKRALRGKLVSAETSNPSPKKSKMEKVIEKVMTQSRKTTKAAVSTKKALPVTPQPAKPTGRSTRSRK; encoded by the exons ATAAGAGAGATGTGGATAAAATCTTTGAAGCACCAACTAAATCTGCAAAGGCTACGCCAAATGAAAGAGATGGTTCAGCTCCAAAGCACCAGCGTAAAAGAAGCTCCACAAAAATACTTAATGATGAACAACCTACAGATGAGGAATACTTATCACCTTTTTCCAAACTTTATGAAATATTCAAGCAGGAGGTCACAAAACCAATTCAGGTTAAACCGAATGAAATTAATATGCACATAGCAGTTAAAGAAAACCATTCTGACCTGACAAAGCAAAGTGGTGTTCCAGGAAAAGAATCCGATGCTGCAATTTCTCAATATGGCAAGAATCCTCGAGTTTCACTGAGTGCAAAGCGAATGTCTGGTAGGAGGAGCAATATGACACCTGAAGAGGGAAAGATTGAAAACAATAATGAATATGAAAAAATGAACAATTCAGAGACACTGTTACTTGAAGGTATTGCAACTGCAGACCTTGCAAAACCGATTACTAACATAAACGacccaaataaaaataatattttattGGAATTAAACAAACTTCAAGAAAATGCCTCTTCTGCGATAATGGTTACATCTCCTGCATTTTCTAATGTAGGTCTTAAAGGGAAAGAGCCAGATAATTACCTGTCCCCTAAATGTACAccaaaaacaaaacacaaaagtCAAGATTTCAACACTCGCAAATCCTTAACTGCTGATGAAGCTGTAAAGAATGCTCAAGAGATGGTTCAGTCTGCAATGGAAAAGGAACCAAGCATAGTTGTGAAAACTGTTGGAATGGAGCAAACACCCTCAGTTAATGTAGGTAAGGAAAAGGCTGAAACACCCAAAAATCGTGGCAGGTCATCGTTGCGTAACAAAAATGTGGAATCCACGGATATTCAATCAGAGCAGGCTGAATACACTGAGCCTTTGGCTGCAAAATCAGTAGAAATGGAACATACAGCAGCTAATGTAGGTAAAGAAAAGGCTGAAACACCCAAAAGACGTGGCAGACCATCATTAGGTAACAGAAATGTGCAACCTACAGAAATTCAAACAGAGCAGGCAGAATCTACAAATGTTTCTGAGCTTTCGGCTGTAAAATCAGTAGAAATGGAACATACAGCAGCTAATGTAGGTAAAGAAAAGGCTGAAACACCCAAACGATGTGGCAGACCATCATTAGGTAACAAAAATGTGCGATCTGATGTTCAATCAGAGCAGGCTGAATCCACAAATGTTTCTGAACTTTCGTCTGGATATTCAGAAGTGGAAGATATTTCGGTAGAAATGGAACATACAGCAGCTAATGTAGGTAAAGAAAAGGCTGAAACACCCATAAGACGTGGCAGACCATCATTACGTAACAAAAGTTTGCAGCCTACAGATATTCAATCAGAGCAGGCTGAATACATGAATGTTTCTGAGCCGTTGGCTGCAAAGTCAGTAGAAATGGAAAATACAACAGCTAATGTAGTTAAAGAAAAGGCTGAAACACCCAAAAGACGTGGCCGACCATCATTAGGTAACAAAAATGTGCAACCTACAGATATTCAATCAGAGCAGGCTGAATACATGAATGTTTCTGAACTTTCGGCTGCAAAATCAGTAGAAATGGAACATACAGCAGCTAATGTAGGTGAGAAAAAGGCCGAAACACCCAAAAGACGTGGCAGGTCATCATTACCAAACACAAATGTTCAATCTACAGATATTTGGTCTAAGCAGGCTGAATCTGCAGCGATTTCAGAGTCTTCAGCAGCTACAAAGTCACCTGCCTTGATTAAACAGAAACGTGGCAAAAGTGAAAGGTTTTCATCTGGAGATGGTGAACTTGGTCTCTACACCAGCAGCAAAGAATCCCCTTCGTCTACAG TAGCTGctatctcacacttatccaaaaaGCGCAGAAGTGAAAATGAAGAAAATTATGGCTCAAGTTTTAAACGAAAGCGAGTTTCTTTTGGTGTAAACCTGAGTCCAGAAGTATTTGACAAACGTATGCCACCAAGCTCGCCTCTGCGAAAAGGAGGTACTCCAACCCGAGTGAGCACGCCATTTCGATGTACTCCACGTACAGTGCTGAAACGTGCTTCCAGCATAGGAATACACACGTGTACAATTCAG GAATTCAGTGAGCTAAATGAAAGTCCCATGACGTCAAATATCCCATCAGCAGGAGCCTCCCCCAAGCAAACAAAGAAATCACCAACCAAAGTTCCCTCACCAAGCAAGGGTTCCTTGTCAAAAGCTAGCATAAATCCATCCCCAAAGCGGACACCTTTGGTCAAGATGCCGAAATCAACCAAACCACCTTCCTTGTTAGGTACCAAGCAGTCACCTGATGCCAAGTCTCCTTTGCCAACAAAAACACCCCCCTTGACTTCTACAAAGAGGTCACCCTCTACGAGAAGTCCTTTACAAAACAAAACTCCATCAGCTACCAAGAAGTTAGATGTTGCTAAGACATTGCCTACCTTGTCACCCAGAAAATTGGTAGCCAGTAAAATGTCCTGTCCAATTACTGAAAGATCCGTTGATTGTTCTCCACGTATACGTGGGCGTTTCTCCATCTCACATGTTGCTACTCCTCCCCACTTAACCCGGTCCAAATCTCCTCACCATACACCATCTTCTCTCGATCTGGTGCTGTTTGAACAGCCTCAGCAGAAAGCAAGTTTAGTGGCAACTTCTGGGAAAAAATCTTCCAGAAAAAGCACGAGAAGAAGTGGCTCATTACTTGCAGCAGGGCGTTGCAGAAGGCAGACAGGTGCTTCAGCTGCCAATCTATTAG TGACAAAGTCGTGGGCACAGATAGTAAAGGAAGGAGTGGCAAGACCTCAGTTGCGGTGTGCTAGAAAGAAATCTGCAGTGATAAAAAAACGGACCAAGAAAACATCTTTGAAAATG ACACCTGTTCATTCGGTGAACAGCCACGTTAGTACTGGCCATGCAGCTTCCCCAGCAACAATAGTCATTGGCAGATCACAAGCTACTAGAATTAAGCCAACTCGAAAGGCCCCACTGGTTGTCAGGCCTGTTTTGTTGAAAAGCAAAGATTATGATATGGATGAAAGCTTTACAG GTATGGCTGAAATGTTCAGCACTCCTATTAATGAAAATGAGAGCACACATCCAGTACTCTGTACCTCGAGCATTGTTGATGATTCTCAAACTGCTCTGGCCAGTCCAGTAATGCGGAAGTCATTTGCAGACTTCATCAAAACACCTGAAGAAACTG GTGTAATGGCTGTCTCGCCACTAACTACCCCTGATCCAAGAAGTAGTAGAAAATACAAAAATTCAGTTTCCCGTTTATTGAGATGTAGAGCTGATTTCTCTTCTAGTTTGAATTATCTTTGTGAAAACATACCCCAGGTACCAAAAGTAAAAGGCAAGCTAGTGAAAGATGTAGTTGATGTAAAAGGTACCATAAAGACACCCAAAGTAAAAGGAAAGCCAGTGGAAGATATGGCTGGCGTAAAAAGATTCATGAAGACACCCAAAGTAAAAGGCAAGCCAGTGGAAGATATGGCTGGCGTAAAAAGAATCATGAAGACACCAAGGATAAAAGGCAAGCCAGTGGAAGATATGGTTGGGGTAAAAAGGGTCATGAGAACACCCAAAGTAAGAGGCAAGCCAGTGGAAGATATGGTTGGGATAAAAAGGATTATGAAGACGCCCAGAGTAAAAGAAAAGCCAGTGGAAAACTTTACTGGGTTACGTAAGCTTATGTCGGAACCTAAACCAAAAGCAGAATCTCCTGAGGTTAACTATGTTGGAGTTAAAAATTTGTTTCAAACAGGTAAAGAAATGGAAAGCTGTAACTATAGTGGTTTGGCTGAAATGTTTTCATCTCCTATAAAAACTGAAGAGAGTTCAGATTCAAAGCAGCAACAAACATCAAGAAGAAGTgcaaatgaaaaggaaacaaatAGGCCATCTGCAACCCCTGAGAAGATGTATAGCGAAAATAAATTGAGCCAGATTGTAGAATGTCAGAGTGATCAACAATTGACAGAAAACCCTCCCCATGAAACTGGTGGAAATTCAAGCCTGACCTCAGATGTTCAG GTGACTCGGGAGGGACAAGTTCGCGCCAAAGGTGTGACCTCTCCGTCTTCCAAAGAAAAATCCAAACAACAAACTGAGCAGCTTGAAGCTTCACAGATGTTTCCTGAGGATGGACATGTTGATTTTTCAGAGAGGGAAATAACAG aaTCTAAAGATGGACAACCTGCAATGAACAAACTGATTTCACCAACAAGGAGATCCTTAAACGAAAGGAAGGAAATGAAAAATACTGGTGCAGAAGAATTCCCAACAACAGTAAATGCCATTCCAAGCAAGAATGGATGTTCAGTTGAACTCTCGGAGGAAGTAGGTAAAATGGCTTCAACAAGGAGATCATTAACAAGGAAGAAGATTAATGATGCTGAAGTGAAAATGTCACTTACACCAAACAAAACTACGCCAGGCAAAAGAGAATATCCCCATGAACACAGCGAGGAAGTAGTTGTGTTAAAGCCACAGACGAGGGGATCATTGAAAGGGAAGGGTAATTTTCAAAACACTCCTAATGTTGAACTGAAAGAATTGCTTAGCTCAACAGTAAAGAGCCCCACATCAAGCAAGAATGAATCCCCAGGTAAAACAACTGAGGAAATAAACACACTGGTTTCGCCCAGCATTAAATCATTGAGAGGGAAAAAGAAAGTCCAAAATGTTCACATCAACGAAAGGAGGGAATTATTCGTCCATGGCAAAACTACACCAGGAAAAAAAGAGTCTCAAGATGGGCAGGTGGATGACGTAAATGAAATCACTTTAGTAAAAAGCTCATTAGAAAGTAAGAAGGAATCCCAGCATATTCAAGAAGCTGAAGCACCAAGTCCACCTACTTCAACAAAGACCTGCACACAAGATGAGAAATCAATTCCAATGGCAGAAGTTGAAGAAGTGGTGCATACAGCTTTGAGAAGaacacaaagaagaaagaaggaaACTGAAAATATCCAAGCTACTGAAGTGAAAAAATCACCTGCTGTAGCCAAGAGCTCAAATGGTAAAAAAACTCAATATGAACAAATTGAGAAAGTAGACAATTCATCTTTGAAAATTATAATGCAGGAAAAGAATAATGTTGAATCAGGGATACTGAAAAATGGATATGTATCGCCAAAAGCCTCCATAAAAGATATAGAAGAGGTTAAAGATCATCCAGTTGAAAATGTAAAAATGCTCAGAGTAGGAAGACCACAGAGAAGAAAGAATACAAATGCTGAAGAAACAGAGGCACAACCACCTGGAGCAACAAATGGGTACACAAGGAAGAGGGGTGCTCGCTGTGCACGTGTTGAAAACATAGAAGAATCAATTGGCTCACAAGATAGTTTAAAAGATCAGGAAGAGGTTGATAAAGCAGGAGCGAATTCTGATCCAGAGGAATCTGTGAGAAATGGAGTAAAGACTGAAAACATAAAAATACATGAAAAGAAAGACCTGCCTAGCTCAAAATCTAGGTCCACACGAGGAAAGAGAGGAGTTAAAGACTTGCTTTTGGAAGAACTTGGACAGGATTCTGTTCCAACAAAGAGATTGCGAAAAGAAGAACTGGATGAAGCTCCAAGTAAAGCTGTACACTGGGATCCTAACATTGCACAGCCTAAATTAGCAGACTGTACAGTCGAGACATTACAACAGACAATTAATGAAACAGAGCCACCTGTACGTGAAAGGAGGTCACGAAGAGGAAACACTGCAAAAAAGGAAGTAAACCTGCATGTTTCAGTGGAGTCAGGAAAAATGTCAAGAAAACCCGTAGTTGAGCATGCAAACAGTAAAGTAAATACTGATGCACATGTAGCCCATGAAGCAGCTGAACAGAAAGGAAGGCCAAAAAGGaacaaaaaagacattttgtgtgAACCACCGGCAGTCACTAAAGAAGATAAATATGATGATGCTGAAAATACCAATGAAGTACCACCAGTAATGGAAAAGACTAATTTATCACCAACACCAATAAAAAGATCACTGAGAGGAAAGGTAAGACAGGAAGTAACTCAAATTAAGGAAGAGCATATAAAGGAAATATCTTCTAGAAATTCGAAAAGAAACACAAGAGGGCAGAAATCAATGGCAATTACTGGTGAAGAACCACATGTCCCAGTAAGGGGAGCTTCAGGGAAAGAAGAAAAACAACTGACTGTGCCTTCATCAAGGACAATGGAGAAAGGCGAGCAAGCAAAGGAATTGTTGGTTGAATGCAAGGCTGTACCAGAACAAATAGAACAGCAGCAGACTACAACTACAGTTGACGTGCAATTGGATACTGCAAGCAAACGAGGGTTAATGAAGGCAAATGAACCAATTGCTCAAAAAGGCAAAAGTAAAGTTTGTCAAAGGACAAAGGCGTCACCTAAAGGAGCTCCTGCTTCCCTGTCAAATATTGATATTGCTGTCGGAGAAATGGCCCCAGTAGAGAAGAGAAGTCATTTGAATGCCCCTATTGGTGGCAGTGAAGTGGTTGATGATTCAGATATCCCAAGTAACATTGAAGCTACTAAACAAACTACAACTAAAAGTAAAGTTTCTAATACAACAGAGAGGGCCTCTGATGTGACGAGTAATACAAAGAAAACGGATGTGGTATCATTTAATGAGCATGAAATCAAAGAGAACACTCGATCAAAAAGGGGTGTTGGAAAAGGAAGATCTTCAAAGAGGATTGCAACAGAAAGTGAAGTGGAAAGTTTAGTTCTTGATACTGCAGAGGAAATTTCAGAAACATTGAATTTGCCCAAGAGGGCTTCAAAAGCATCTATTCAGTTTAAAGATGCTCTGAAAACAAAATCTGATGGTAAAAAGTTACCTGAGCCAGCTATTAGTAAACGCGGTAGAAGGAAAATTGTGACGGAAGATGCTCCATCAGTTCCTCCTTTGGAAGAAGAGCTCCAAATTGAAGAAGCAGTTGATCCTGTTAAGGCCCCCAGAAAAGGTGGCCGTGGAATGGTTAAAAGAAACACTTCAGCTGTAATCAATCAGGAGTTAAGCATGGATGTAACTGAAAAGGAACAGTTAAGTACAGCCAACAAAGCTGAAACAAACAAAAGAGCCAGAAGAGGACAAACGTGCTATGATGGGGAAACTGCTATTACGGTCGTTCAAGATAAAAGGAGGAAGAGAGTTAATCCTGAAGCACAAATAAATGACGATGAGTATATTCAATCCAGGAAGGATGAGATAGAAGATAAAGTCAAAGATGAAAATACTAACTTCCTGTCAGTGGAATCTTCAAAACCAGCTAGAAGGGCTACAAGGGCTAACAAATCTTGTGAAGTTGCAACAAAAGAACCAATTTCAATCCAGCCACTTGACAGTGTATCGCTTAAGCCAGCATCCTTGTGTCCATCAAAAAGAGCCCTCCGAGGAAAGCTTGTTAGTGCAGAAACCTCTAATCCATCTCCTAAAAAATCAAAAATGG AAAAGGTGATTGAAAAGGTAATGACACAAAGCAGAAAAACAACTAAAGCAGCTGTGAGCACAAAAAAGGCACTTCCTGTCACACCACAACCAGCCAAGCCAACTGGGCGTTCTACCAGATCTCGAAAATAG